The proteins below come from a single Mustela nigripes isolate SB6536 chromosome 14, MUSNIG.SB6536, whole genome shotgun sequence genomic window:
- the CNKSR1 gene encoding connector enhancer of kinase suppressor of ras 1 isoform X2, translating into MEPVATWTPGKVAAWLRGLDDSLQHYSFEDWELPGKYLLQLCPRSLEALTVWPLGHQELILEGVEQLRALSSGLQTENLQSLTEGLLQRTYAFQSLVQGHLEGCAKPPADVLSAAVELVHEARTLLFWLNRYLFSHLNDFSACQKIGELCGELGQALQEDSPAAERESQVLRICSHVAGICHHILRCSPQELLEQRALLERVQLDDPLVAADSPLQILPGDEIVQVNEQVVVGWPHKNVLRELLREPAGVSLVLKKVPVPKTPPQTPAQTPGSAPLSSPLLAFTPLSPRAPSEDVFAFDLTSDPSPAPSPTWTDSTSLDLESRPIHPAPLATYPAGVAETQEAPEQPDTSPVSGRKKSKGVATRLSRRRVSCRELGQPDCDGWLLLRKVPGGFMGPRWRRCWFVLKRHTLYWYRQPQDEKAEGLINVSNYSLESGQDQKKKYVFQLTHDMYKPFIFAADTLEDLSMWVRHLITCISKYQSPGRASLPREEDCYSETEAEDPDDEAGSRSASPSPAQVWSPLHGDTSPAATPTQGSPRTSFGPPSDSSEGALEGMVQGLRQGGVSLLGQLQPFTHEQWRSSFMRRNRDPQLNERVHRVRALQSTLKAKLQELQALEEVLGDPELTGEKFRQWKEQNQELYSEGLGGWGVVQPEGPSQVPSSDSREQSSHPLPSDPEEQSHLCPLTPESNLRPPDL; encoded by the exons GCCTCGATGACTCCCTGCAGCATTACAGCTTTGAGGACTGGGAGCTGCCCGGGAAGTACCTGCTCCAGCTCTGTCCCCGCAGCCTTGAGGCCCTGACTGTGTGGCCTCTCGGTCACCAGGAGCTCATCCTAGAAGGGGTGGAACAGCTCCGGGCCctg AGCTCTGGCCTACAGACGGAGAACCTTCAGAGCCTGACAGAGGGTTTGCTCCAGAGGACCTATGCTTTCCAGAGCTTAGTCCAGGGCCACCTGGAAGGCTGTGCCAAGCCCCCTGCTGATGTCCTCAGTGCAGCTGTGGAGCTGGTGCATGAGGCCCGTACCCTCCTTTTCTGGCTCAATAG GTACCTCTTCTCCCACTTAAATGACTTCTCGGCCTGCCAGAAGATTGGGGAGTTGTGCGGGGAGCTGGGCCAGGCCTTGCAGGAG GACAGTCCGGCAGCCGAGAGGGAGAGCCAAGTCCTGAGAATT tgcagCCACGTGGCCGGGATCTGCCACCACATCCTGCGCTGCAGCCCCCAGGAGCTGCTGGAACAGAGGGCCCTGCTGGAGCGTGTGCAGCTGGATGACCCTTTG GTCGCTGCTGACTCCCCGCTGCAGATCCTTCCCGGAGACGAGATTGTCCAGGTCAATGAGCAGGTGGTG GTGGGCTGGCCCCATAAGAACGTGCTGAGGGAGCTGCTGCGGGAGCCGGCCGGGGTCAGCTTGGTGCTGAAGAAGGTCCCCGTGCCAAAGACCCCTCCTCAG ACCCCTGCTCAGACCCCGGGCTCCGCACCACTGTCGAGTCCACTGCTGGCTTTCACCCCACTGTCTCCCAG GGCCCCATCCGAAGACGTCTTTGCCTTTGACCTGACTTCAGACCCAAGTCCTGCACCCAGCCCTACCTGGACAG ACTCTACCTCCCTTGACCTTGAGTCCCGGCCCATTCACCCTGCACCTCTAGCCACATACCCAGCAGGGGTAGCAGAGACTCAGGAAGCCCCAGAACAGCCTGACACG AGTCCTGTTTCTGGTCGGAAGAAATCAAAAG GCGTGGCGACGCGGCTGAGTCGCCGGCGGGTGTCATGCCGGGAGCTGGGCCAGCCGGACTGTGACGGATGGCTTCTGCTGCGCAAGGTGCCGGGTGGCTTCATGGGCCCTCGCTGGCGCCGCTGCTGGTTTGTGCTGAAGAGACACACGCTCTACTGGTACCGCCAGCCCCAG GATGAGAAGGCTGAGGGCCTCATCAATGTTTCCAACTACAGTCTGGAAAGTGGACaggatcagaagaaaaaata TGTGTTCCAGCTCACGCATGACATGTACAAACCCTTCATTTTTGCTGCTGATACCCTGGAGGACCTGAGCAT GTGGGTACGCCATCTCATTACCTGCATTTCCAAGTACCAGTCTCCAGGCCGGGCCTCCCTGCCGCGAGAGGAAG ACTGCTACAGTGAGACAGAAGCAGAAGACCCTGACGATGAGGCTGGGTCCCGCTCAGCCTCG cccagcccagcccaagtTTGGAGTCCACTCCATGGAGACACGTCACCTGCAGCTACCCCCACCCAGGGCAGCCCACGGACTTCCTTTGGCCCGCCATCAG ACAGCAGCGAAGGGGCGCTGGAGGGAATGGTGCAGGGGCTGAGGCAGGGGGGCGTGTCCCTTCTGGGCCAGCTGCAGCCCTTCACTCACGAACAGTGGCGGAGCTCTTTCATGAGGCGCAACCGAGACCCCCAGCTCAATGAGCGAGTGCACCGCGTGCGCGCGCTACAGAGCACGCTCAAG GCAAAGCTGCAGGAGCTGCAGGCCTTGGAGGAAGTGCTCGGTGACCCGGAGCTGACAGGAGAGAAGTTCCGGCAGTGGAAGGAGCAGAATCAAGAGCTCTACTCAGAGggcctgggaggctggggagTGGTGCAGCCTGAGGGCCCCTCCCAAGTCCCGAGCTCTGACTCCAGAGAACAgtcttcccaccccctgccctctgaCCCTGAGGAGCAGTCCCATCTCTGCCCCCTGACCCCAGAAAGCAACCTCCGACCTCCTGACCTCTGA
- the CNKSR1 gene encoding connector enhancer of kinase suppressor of ras 1 isoform X1: protein MEPVATWTPGKVAAWLRGLDDSLQHYSFEDWELPGKYLLQLCPRSLEALTVWPLGHQELILEGVEQLRALSSGLQTENLQSLTEGLLQRTYAFQSLVQGHLEGCAKPPADVLSAAVELVHEARTLLFWLNRYLFSHLNDFSACQKIGELCGELGQALQEDSPAAERESQVLRICSHVAGICHHILRCSPQELLEQRALLERVQLDDPLGLEIHTTGNCLHFVSRVGPQVAADSPLQILPGDEIVQVNEQVVVGWPHKNVLRELLREPAGVSLVLKKVPVPKTPPQTPAQTPGSAPLSSPLLAFTPLSPRAPSEDVFAFDLTSDPSPAPSPTWTDSTSLDLESRPIHPAPLATYPAGVAETQEAPEQPDTSPVSGRKKSKGVATRLSRRRVSCRELGQPDCDGWLLLRKVPGGFMGPRWRRCWFVLKRHTLYWYRQPQDEKAEGLINVSNYSLESGQDQKKKYVFQLTHDMYKPFIFAADTLEDLSMWVRHLITCISKYQSPGRASLPREEDCYSETEAEDPDDEAGSRSASPSPAQVWSPLHGDTSPAATPTQGSPRTSFGPPSDSSEGALEGMVQGLRQGGVSLLGQLQPFTHEQWRSSFMRRNRDPQLNERVHRVRALQSTLKAKLQELQALEEVLGDPELTGEKFRQWKEQNQELYSEGLGGWGVVQPEGPSQVPSSDSREQSSHPLPSDPEEQSHLCPLTPESNLRPPDL from the exons GCCTCGATGACTCCCTGCAGCATTACAGCTTTGAGGACTGGGAGCTGCCCGGGAAGTACCTGCTCCAGCTCTGTCCCCGCAGCCTTGAGGCCCTGACTGTGTGGCCTCTCGGTCACCAGGAGCTCATCCTAGAAGGGGTGGAACAGCTCCGGGCCctg AGCTCTGGCCTACAGACGGAGAACCTTCAGAGCCTGACAGAGGGTTTGCTCCAGAGGACCTATGCTTTCCAGAGCTTAGTCCAGGGCCACCTGGAAGGCTGTGCCAAGCCCCCTGCTGATGTCCTCAGTGCAGCTGTGGAGCTGGTGCATGAGGCCCGTACCCTCCTTTTCTGGCTCAATAG GTACCTCTTCTCCCACTTAAATGACTTCTCGGCCTGCCAGAAGATTGGGGAGTTGTGCGGGGAGCTGGGCCAGGCCTTGCAGGAG GACAGTCCGGCAGCCGAGAGGGAGAGCCAAGTCCTGAGAATT tgcagCCACGTGGCCGGGATCTGCCACCACATCCTGCGCTGCAGCCCCCAGGAGCTGCTGGAACAGAGGGCCCTGCTGGAGCGTGTGCAGCTGGATGACCCTTTG GGCCTGGAAATCCATACCACCGGTAACTGCCTGCACTTCGTGTCCCGTGTGGGCCCCCAG GTCGCTGCTGACTCCCCGCTGCAGATCCTTCCCGGAGACGAGATTGTCCAGGTCAATGAGCAGGTGGTG GTGGGCTGGCCCCATAAGAACGTGCTGAGGGAGCTGCTGCGGGAGCCGGCCGGGGTCAGCTTGGTGCTGAAGAAGGTCCCCGTGCCAAAGACCCCTCCTCAG ACCCCTGCTCAGACCCCGGGCTCCGCACCACTGTCGAGTCCACTGCTGGCTTTCACCCCACTGTCTCCCAG GGCCCCATCCGAAGACGTCTTTGCCTTTGACCTGACTTCAGACCCAAGTCCTGCACCCAGCCCTACCTGGACAG ACTCTACCTCCCTTGACCTTGAGTCCCGGCCCATTCACCCTGCACCTCTAGCCACATACCCAGCAGGGGTAGCAGAGACTCAGGAAGCCCCAGAACAGCCTGACACG AGTCCTGTTTCTGGTCGGAAGAAATCAAAAG GCGTGGCGACGCGGCTGAGTCGCCGGCGGGTGTCATGCCGGGAGCTGGGCCAGCCGGACTGTGACGGATGGCTTCTGCTGCGCAAGGTGCCGGGTGGCTTCATGGGCCCTCGCTGGCGCCGCTGCTGGTTTGTGCTGAAGAGACACACGCTCTACTGGTACCGCCAGCCCCAG GATGAGAAGGCTGAGGGCCTCATCAATGTTTCCAACTACAGTCTGGAAAGTGGACaggatcagaagaaaaaata TGTGTTCCAGCTCACGCATGACATGTACAAACCCTTCATTTTTGCTGCTGATACCCTGGAGGACCTGAGCAT GTGGGTACGCCATCTCATTACCTGCATTTCCAAGTACCAGTCTCCAGGCCGGGCCTCCCTGCCGCGAGAGGAAG ACTGCTACAGTGAGACAGAAGCAGAAGACCCTGACGATGAGGCTGGGTCCCGCTCAGCCTCG cccagcccagcccaagtTTGGAGTCCACTCCATGGAGACACGTCACCTGCAGCTACCCCCACCCAGGGCAGCCCACGGACTTCCTTTGGCCCGCCATCAG ACAGCAGCGAAGGGGCGCTGGAGGGAATGGTGCAGGGGCTGAGGCAGGGGGGCGTGTCCCTTCTGGGCCAGCTGCAGCCCTTCACTCACGAACAGTGGCGGAGCTCTTTCATGAGGCGCAACCGAGACCCCCAGCTCAATGAGCGAGTGCACCGCGTGCGCGCGCTACAGAGCACGCTCAAG GCAAAGCTGCAGGAGCTGCAGGCCTTGGAGGAAGTGCTCGGTGACCCGGAGCTGACAGGAGAGAAGTTCCGGCAGTGGAAGGAGCAGAATCAAGAGCTCTACTCAGAGggcctgggaggctggggagTGGTGCAGCCTGAGGGCCCCTCCCAAGTCCCGAGCTCTGACTCCAGAGAACAgtcttcccaccccctgccctctgaCCCTGAGGAGCAGTCCCATCTCTGCCCCCTGACCCCAGAAAGCAACCTCCGACCTCCTGACCTCTGA